CAAGAGAATCCCTAGCGTTTCCCCATTCTTCTGAGTGAGTACAGGTGAAAGTTGATAATAAAGAATGGTCCAGTATAAgagataaaagaagtaaaatttgtgcttttaaattgtgaagaacaaaaggaaaggatCAATTTATCAGAGGGAAGATTGGATTTGTTTTGTCAGTTCTAAACACAAATGTTTCCAAGCCTTTCTGAATTGTTGAGCCCACAATCTCCTTTCCATCCTTATTTTCCTTCCTAAATCCACCTCTCTCCATAACTGCTCCTGTGCCTTCTGCCATATGTTTTCTGTTGAGAATAAATCGGAAAGTGAGGTGATTTGATGCAGAGAGGGATAGTTGGACGATGACTGGGAGCCATTGAAAGGACTGGTACAGACATGAGGGGCCGCGTGTTCTAGTGTGTACTGTTATCAGGACCATCATCAGTAAGGGGAATGCAGCTTCCATCCGTAGAGCCATTGAAGTCTGGGTGGTGAACTTCAGTTTAAGAAGCACTATTTCTGGGTGGTGAACTTCAGTTTAAGAAGCACTATTAGGGAAACATGGGGAATAATATACAGGGTGAGACCTCCAGCCCACTAATCTGATCACGATAGTAACACTCTAGGTAACTTTTTGACGGGATGTAGTAATtgttatcattgtttgttttcttttgtctggtCTTCCCAGAAAGTCCctcattttcagttttgttcatAGATTAAGATGCTGCTACTGGAAATGGTCTTTATGCCTCCTGTGTGGGCTGAGTAGTGTGGACAGCTGTCCTTGTCGCACTGAGGACATATGACCACTGTCTTTAAGATGAAGCTGAACCAAAAATTTGAAGAGCTTAGCATCTTTATAATACTGTTTCTTGCAGTATCATATAGAATGTTAGGCATATGTCTAAACGTGAAAATGGTTTTATACTTGTAATTTAAGCAGTCATGTTTTACCCTGTTAAGTAGGCAGTTGGTTAGCTATTAAAATGAGAGCTGTTGTTTTGaaattacttttgtttccttttctacaGAAGAACATAACTGTTGAAAATGACATGAGAGTAAACAAAGACAGTCTTACCGATCTTTATGTTCAGCATGCAATACCACTGCCTCAGAGAGATTTGCCAAGGAATAGATGGGGGAAAGtgatggaaaagaagagagaacaacATGAGATAAAAAATGAGACGAAAAGGTACTTTTCTATCGTTCTGGTTATCGTCTTATCTTATATGACTCaacaattttgcttttcttttttccccagataAACTTAGGTAAACAATATTGACTCAGCTGCTGTTTGTTGAGCACCAGGTACTGTGCATGAATAAAACTGACAGAATATTCCTTTTGCTCATATTTTAATTGGGAGAAACACGATAAAAAAGTTAAGTAACGGACAAGGTATGCTACATTGTGGTAAATGCTAAGGGGAAAGTGAAACAGGGAAGGGGGTGACAATTTTACGTAAGGTGGCCAGGAACAACTTCGCTGAAAAGTGACATTTCAGTAGAGAGACCTGTAGAAAGTAGAGGGCAAGCCAGCGTCCCAGGCCGAACCTGAGAACCTGGTCAGGAGTGTGTCCACACGATGTGCCAGGAACAGCCCAGAGGCCATCAGGCTGGGCAGGGAGAGtcaagggcagagctgggaaggaggcGCACAGGGCTGAGTGCAGGAGGCTGTCAGTCGTGTGAGAGCCTTGGCTTCGCTCTGAGCTGGGAAGCCGTCGGAGAAGTTTGAGCGGAGTGATGACACCATCTGATGTACATTTTAAGAGGTTTACTTTGGCTGCTGTACTGAGAAATGATttaaggttgggggaggggaataggGAAACCACTTAAGGGGTTGTGCTGTAATCCTAGCAGCAGATGGCAGTGACTTTGACTGAAGTAGTGGACTTGGTAAGAAGCGGTTGGGGTCTGGATATGTTTTGGAGGCAGAGCCAATAAGATTTGTTTAATTGTCAGAAAAAAGTGGAGTCAGATAAGACTCTGAGGtctttgaataaaatagaaatgaagagatGGTTGTGTAGCTTCAGGTAcactattttaaagttttaagttccagaaaaattttcataaaaccaccagcaaatgaatttcatttcataAAGCAAGTGACATTTAACTAATCAGTGTAGCTGGTTAGTGAGGACCAGGTACCCTAAGATCCCTGAATGGGCTGATTATTTCTTTCATCGTGTCTGTTTATCACCAGTGGGTGCTATTGATTAACTGCTGAATTTCTTTTTAGAGCCTTACTGTCACAGGCAGTGCACTAGAGAAAGTGGGAGAAGATGGAGTGCGAGGGCTGGGTGAGGAGAACGCCACCTCTGAGTTGGTGGCTTTAATCTCTAGGTACAAAGAAAAATTCATGACTGATAGGGAGATTGTTCCCCAAGTCTGAGAATAGTTGAAGGATGTAGCGTGTGTGCTCGTCTGTGTATAGTCTTTTGGAGAATAGCGGTGTATACGGTCTCACTGTTGATCAGGGACACAGTCAGTCCGGGGTGAGCATCATCTTAACTCTGTGGTTGCAGGCCGTGTCTTAGCGCTGACTGTTGTAAATCTGCGGATTAGGCCGTGTATACCCTTCATTTATTCTTGGTGACTCTTATTAAGAAAGTATTTTCTTCTTGACCTGCACATTCAGGCACACTGTCGTAAGCAAAGCTTTCAATACTGTAATCCCTCTTAATGCCTCTGTATCATTTTGGAAAGGATCTTTGACTCTTTGTAAACATCGCAGTTTGACTCTCAAATCAGAGCGTTAAAGCTGGAAGGCTCTAAGGGACCATCAGGCCTTTTGAATTGCTTATGATTTTCCCCGGAGGAGCTGAGCTCCAGAGGTGCTATGATGTCCCCCAGGGCACAGCACGCCAGGCGCAGCTCTCTggtgcagtgcttctcaaacttcggTGCGCTCCTGAGTCTTAGGCGGACCTCTCCCCAGCTGAGAGCCCTGCCCTCAGCCCTGCTGTCTGTTTCCCCTCTGCGGTGGCAGTGGGTGGGCGCTGAGCTTGCTTTCACCTTCTCCCACACGATGTTCACTGGTGGCCTAAGAACTGGTGAGTTTCGCCAGCCACCTCGGATCTGGTGAAAATGGCGAAAATGCAGATTGTGAATCGGGACAGAGCACAGCCCCAAAGCGCTCAAAGGTGCTGCATTTCCTCTGCGCCCCCGAGATGGTGCTGGCGCTGCTGGCGCCTGAGGACTCAAGTTCCTgtaacatgtttattttaaataaacaaatctgTGCTTCATTTGAGGTATAATtaataatgaacaaatgaatgcttTTATTATTAATCTTTATGATTAAGAGTGGAAGTTAGGTTTTCGGAAGCTGAATGTGAAGACTTGCCAAGttataaacttaaaattacaCACATGTTACAGTTACAGTTAGTTTAGAAGATGCCGTGGCTTTAAAGACCTTTAATGAATGGAGTAGGATGTCCTGTCCCATAGTTTGTAGACTGCCATTATGGTAGTTTAGTATAGTTTTATAATCTATTTCCTAAATAATCATTGATACATGGGTAAGATAACCCTATCAATAggatggtgatttttaaaaattaaaaaaaaaattttttgttactCGGAAATCCTGTTTTAAGTTTTGGGGTTCGTTGGTGGATTGATGCTTTAGAAATAACTGTGTACACATGAAAGGTAACTTTGAATttttgtcaataaatattttaaacttaaaagcacTGGAAAATTATCATTTCACTTAAAGTAAACGTAGAAAACTGCATTTCTGGTAGCCCTATTTCCGGTAGTCCTACTTAGAATAGATCAGTCTTATCGATAAATCTTTTTCGGTCATTGTTTTACCTTTGAGTCCCAGGGAACTGGTTTGCTGTCCAGAGGGTATTTTTCATGACACATCTCTCCGATTTCAGGAGTAGCACTGCAGACGGGTTTCGGAAAAGACCCCTCATCGTGTTTGATGGGAGTTCAACAAGTACAAGCATAAAAGTGAAGAAGACCGAGAACGGAGACAATGACCGACTCAAGTCCCGGCCTCAGGCCAGCGCTACCAGTAATGCCTTTCGAAAATTGTCCGATTCCTCTTCAGGTGTCTCACCCCTAATTTTGTCTTCCAATTTGCCTACGAACAATAGAATGGAACACAATAATAATGACACTAAACAGAACCATGACTTAACGCATAGGAAAAGTCCTTCCGGCCCCGTGAAGTCGCCGCCTTTGTCGCCTGTAGGAACCACTCCGGTGAAGTTAAAGCGCGCCGCTCCCAAGGAGGAGGCCGAGGCCGAGGCCACGGTGAGTATGGACAGCAGATGTCATCGTTCTCCAACCCGTCAGTGATCGTCTCACTTGTACATCTCATTCCTCGTGTGTTTGAGCCCTGGAATCCATGATGATAAGCTAATGTTTCTTAAAGTGCACTCAGTTTATTTCTGCTTAAAATGTGTGAAGAGAGTGTCTCTTAGGCCCTTTTCCTAGATTTTCCTCACTTAGATCCTTTAACTATCTTGGaactaaaagagagaaataatccTTTGTTAGCAAGGCTTAGAACGTTAACTCAGTTGTCCAGGGTCGCACATTTATTAAGTAGCATTTTAGAGCTTGACCTTAAGTCTGTTTTGCGCTTACCTTAAAATCACACCAGAATCTCTAGGAGTCACCGCTTGCCTCCTCTACCCTCACATGTACCTGTCTTTAGAAGGCTGGAGTCTCCTCTGTTACGCTCTACTAGACTTAGCATTTGGAGGCTTGGATTTCGTACGGCAGATTTCTGTAGCTACCATGGTTTATTTTCAGTTTCGTTATGAGAttttacatatctatatatatttgatCTTCCCATAGTCTCAGAAAAGTGATGTCACCTTTAAACATCCAGCAGttttatagcttttatttcttattttagttcATTCAGGCTGGTGTAACAAAAAATACCATTgactgggtggctcaaacaataaacatttatttcccacagttctggaggctggaagtccaaaatcaaggtgctggcagattcagtgtctggtgagggcccacttcccaGTTCAGAGTCAGctgcttctcactgtgtcctcacatggcagaaggggcaggGGAGCTCCCTGGGGTCCCTTATGGGGGTACTAATCCCCTTCatgaggctccaccctcatgacataAGCGCCTCCCGAAGGCCCCCCCCTCCAGGTACCGTCATAtcggggattaggtttcaacacaaGAAttctgaggggacacaaacattccgTCCAAAGCATTCCTGTAAGTATACTTTGGCTTTATTATCATCTTCAAGTTGTGTGTCAAAGGGAGCAAAACTCTGAGTGGTTCAGACCTTCTAAAATAGCagacccggggcttccctggtggcgcagtggttaagagtccgcctgccaatgcaggcgacacgggttcgagccctggtccgggaagatcccacatgctgtggagcagttaagcccgtgcgccacaactactgagcctgcgctctagagcccgcgagccacagctactgagcccacgcgcctagagcccgtgctccgcaactagaagccaccgcaacgagaagcctgcgcaccgcgacaaagaggagcccccactcgccgcaacgagagaaagcccgcgctcagcagcaaagacccagcgcggccaaaaatttaattaattaattaatttaaaaaaaaagaaaactaaaacagcaGACCCTGGAAAAAGAAAGCTGCTGTGTATCTGAGCCGCCCAAAGTTCTTTTGTTAGTTCTTCATTGACTCCTTTCAGCAACCCTGTGAAGGAGGTACAGTAGcttttcccatttcacagatgaggggaAAGAagcttaaataatttaaatcaccTTGTCCAGCTTCCAGAGTCAGTAAGTTGCCGGCCCGCggtttgaatccaggtctgtgtGGCCTCAGCGGTCGCACTTCTGACGGCACCACGCTGCCCCTGCCCGCGTTGCGTCACGGCTGTGGGAcgaggagggctgtgggaaaagCAGCAGGAAGAGCAGTCCGGGCCTTGAGTGTTGTGATGAGAGTGAGCTTCGAGGGTTTTGTTTTCCCCAGTCTCTTGGAAAGCATTTTTCTACTCAGAAAGCTTTTACTGTTTCAGAGGTGTGAGTTTTTTCTCTCTTAAGTCTTGTATCAAGGTCTTAGGTTGGGAGGTTGGGAGGAGGTGGGCTCGGCAGGGAGGAAGCAGGTCGCGAgcagtcagtggttctcaaccccgCGTGTGCCTGAGGTCACCTCGAGGGGCTTCCGGAAAACCTGGCCAGAGCCGCAGCCTCGTCCCAGCCCCCTCCCGTGGGTGCTGACTGAGTCGGTTCTGCGATAGGGCCCAGGCCTGGGCGTGTTGGTCAGTTGGTCAACTTTACCGTGGGTGAGTCTGCAGGGTAAACATCTGAGAACCACAGCTGGCAGAACGGGAGCCCGGGGCTCGCCCTCTTTCCTCGCCTTCCCCACCAGATGGCAGCAGTGCCCCACCGTTTCTGCCTCCGTGGTCGAGCTTGGTCGTTTAAAATGTGCCTTTTGGGTATTCTCTGACATGTCTGCAAGTGTAAACTGACTTCTTCTCGTGTCTTTTCAGAATAACGTGAAGCCCCCAGAAGCAAAGAGGAAGATACAGCATGTTACATGGCCATGAAGGAAAGTTtccaaaaatgtaaatataactgTAACTGTAGTTTTTCAAACAAGTTCACGTTTACTGACAGTATTTACCGAGATCCTGATTATTGTGGAATTTTCTTAAGAGGTTTAAATTAGgctcaaaaaaataaagtcctttcctttcctttttccctccttttccttcctttggggGGAAGAAATCTTGCCTTTCATGCTCCAATTaggaaagaatttctttttaaacaaatggtttaGTACAAGTCATTTATATTGACCCTACTCAAATAATTAACTGCAAGTCTGATATAAAAGCATTTGATGAATTTTAGGAATCATTGGCATTCGTCTCTTCTGGTCTTTGGGGAAATTTGAGGTTTTTTAAACTCGGACATTTTAGAGGTTcacaattttcatttcttttcccaagCAAAAGAAAGTAACAGTTCATCGCAATATTCTAGTGAATTCTGCCGAGCTCCTCCTCAAGGTTCCCCATGGAAGGCGTATTAGTAGTGCTGCCAATAAACTGTTCAGAATATACAGATAAATCGCTCTTCTTGAAGTGCTCATGTCGCCTCTCTCCGCAAAATCGAAAGGGAGACCAGCGCTTGCTCTTGCTGCTTCCCTTTAATTGTGAACTGATTTCTTGTGAGCAGACCGGCCCACCCCTCGGACGCTCCTGTCACGTGGCGGCCCTGCTCCTCTTCTCACGGTGGCTCTGACCTCCCTCTCAGCTCCGGTAGCACTCTCTCCTGGGAgcttaattttttccaaatgaggCCGACTTCAGACTCTTCAGGGGAAGTAATCACTTTAGAGGTGGTACCTGATGGCAGAAAGCTTACAGGATAGGAAGGGCGGGTAGAATTCTAGAACCTGAGAATCCGGGAaggctggcagggagggggacTCAGCGCGACGTGCGGTCTGCGGAAGGGGGTTTGCCGAGTCGGAGGTCACTCGAGGGCAGCATGGGGGCAGGGGCCGGCACCCGCCGAGGCACCGCCGAGGTTTCCTCGGTGTTAAGTGGTGTCACTCCAGTTGTGTAGCAGAAGTCAGCAGGGAGATAGGGTAGCCCTCACGTTCACGAGTTCTGGTGTCCACTTCCTGCTGTGTATTTCTAACCAAGGCCAAGGGTACTTTATACTCTTCCCTTGTACGACTGATCTTCGAATGGGGTTTGCCTTTCAACACTTTTTAGAGCAGTCCATGCCTTTTTTGATATGTTAAAACAAGCATTTTAGTTCAGCTATTGAATAGCCTTACAAACAATTAATTCAGCCTTGCAGGTAAGTACTGTACTAAAACTTTAACCCTACAGTTTTTAGCCTTTCTGCCTTTATCCAGACTATAAATCCACACCCATAAGACGAAACTGAAAGACACTGAGTGTGGCATAAGTTGTTAATGTTATGCTAAATTGTTAAATGGTTGGTTGTCTGCAGGGCTGATATTTGGAATATTGTTGAAGGACAGCCATAATCCTATACACAACTGTGTGTTAAGGGAGATTTTAAAAGTGCAGATTTCAGGGTAGAATGACAAATTGTATTCTACATTCTGTTGTCTCTTCTGCTTCCATCTGCATTTCTCTCTTAGTTAAGAGAGATTTAGCCATTTGACAGTTTTAAGTCAGTGGAAACTTGTTTTTAGTtactcaataaaattaatttttaatttgtatatttaactTACAGAGTAGGTTGGTAATAACAGCTGAACTGTGTAACATTGTTGCTTCAAATTGAAGTTTATATTATGAACATTCAGAATCAGTGCTCATATAGCAGCATATTATTGAGCTATTTTGTGTTTGAAAAGTGGAGAAGCCTCAACCCTGTGCCGTGTGTCACGTACACTGACATCCGAGCGCTAGGCCTCCTCGCGGTGCGCGGACACAGCTCCGTGGGCCGTGGCAGGGGTCCGAGGTGGTGCTTTGTGGGCTTTAGAGCTTCCAAGGCCTTGATGTGCACGGCGCACACCTGGACCACCCCTCGCTCCGTAACGTGGGCTGACCTGGTTGCTCGGGTTCCTTGCTGGGGTCAGCGAAGGGCAGTCGGCGGAGCCAGGCAGCTCCCGGGGAATAGGCATGTGTCCGCTTCCTGCCCTTAGCAGGTGGTCtcgttcttttcttcctccccccgTGTGTcccctgttttccttttccttacgCTCCCCTCCCACAGTTCACTTTCTCTGCTCCTTCTCCTTCACCCTGTACACCCTGAGCTCCGGGCTCAGGTTTACCAGTCGTATTGCTCGGCCCGCTTGCGGCCGGGGCCGGAGCTAGGCGAGCCCCGTGCTTCTTGAGGACCACGGACGCTGCTGCGGGGGTCTGCGAGTCTCAAGGCTCTGCAGCACCCGGCGCTGAATTGCCGCGGTGGCTCTGGAGGCGGGGCGGTTTACCAGGGCCCGCTCACTGATCTGGGCGGCTGCCAGGCACTCTGCAAGGCTGCCTCAACCACTGCTGTGAGGCTGTGATACTTCTGGCTAGTGTTAAAATTCTTCAGGATTGCAGTTATTGTTTGAAAGAGTGTTTTGGTTAACTTAAGTTTTGAGAGGTGATTCTAAAACTGATCTAGAGACTCATTTAATAGCAACAACCTGTTAAAAACTTACATTAAGTGAAACTGCCAGTGGATTAAATCATATGTATGTAAGAGCTTCCTCTGTTTACTACTGTGGGACCTCAGTAATTCTGAGGCTCCAAAACGGTCAAAACGTTTTTAAGTGTGCGCTTTTATTAAATGCTTGTGCAGGTTTTGTAATTCGGTACAGAAAGTTTAACCTTGTAATGTACATTTTTGTATGTAAAAAGTCTTTTAAGGAGCCTTATccttatttaaataaaaggaataaaattattgAGTAGGTTTCTCattcacaaaaaaaataaaatggaaacacactCTGTAGTGATTTGATCTCTTTCTATTTCACTAAACTATGTCAGAAagtgttatttattctttatagtaCAGGCTTCTGTACCCAGATCAGTTGGGCTCAGCCCTGGTGCCAATAGTCCAGCCCCGCCTTGGGCCTGCGGGAGGTGCTGGGTCGCCAGGGCAGCCTGCTGTACGGGAGGCCTGCTGCACGGCTGACTCGCTGGCGGCCACTGCACTTCGTGGGATGGAGACACAGTCCCCCGAACCTGCCCTGTGGAAGCTTTCCTACCCAGGGGGGCACTGACCAGAGATTCGGTCGAGGGGTTATTTGTGTTTGGAGTGATCttgaaaaagttaatattttttactgGTATCTTACTGTTGGAGACTGAAGCTCTAAATTAACTCATTAACTTGGAAAAGCCTCAGGTAACTTTATACCTTGaacttaaaaatagatctttctttttttttttttttttttttgtggtacgcgggcctctcactgttgtggcctctcccgttgcggagcacaggctccggacgcgcagg
The sequence above is a segment of the Physeter macrocephalus isolate SW-GA chromosome 12, ASM283717v5, whole genome shotgun sequence genome. Coding sequences within it:
- the C12H2orf49 gene encoding ashwin yields the protein MMAGDVGGRSCPDSELLLHPELLSQEFLLLTLEQKNITVENDMRVNKDSLTDLYVQHAIPLPQRDLPRNRWGKVMEKKREQHEIKNETKRSSTADGFRKRPLIVFDGSSTSTSIKVKKTENGDNDRLKSRPQASATSNAFRKLSDSSSGVSPLILSSNLPTNNRMEHNNNDTKQNHDLTHRKSPSGPVKSPPLSPVGTTPVKLKRAAPKEEAEAEATNNVKPPEAKRKIQHVTWP